The DNA segment GAAGAGCATCACAGGTCGCGAACCTTTCAGGAGGAGCTTCGGGTGTTCCTCAGTAAGTACGAGGTCGATTATGATGAGGCCTACGTCTGGGATTAGGGAGTGTGCGATGGACCGCGCTTTCAGCGCTCGGTGTTTTGGCGCCCGTTACCTGGGGTTGGCACCCCAGGCTGGTATGCGGCGCGCCGTTGGCGCTTGTGTGTAGAGGCGATGCGTGGTTGGTGAGAAGGCCAAAGGGTAGCGAAGGCCCTCGTATGCAGATGAGCGCTCTTGAGAACACCCTCGGGGTGAATGTGGTGATCCTCGGCGCACGCGCAGGTGAGAGTCTGGGTGATTGGACGTCTGGCGCCCCCGACGAAGCGCCATCGGCGCGGAGTATACCAGCCTGGCGCGCTTAGCGCCAGGTACCGTGAGCACAGGAGTCGGAGGGCTGAAGGCCCGACGGATCAGCGCCCCGCCCTCCTTTCGGCTTGCCGTCTCTCCAAAGCCTCCCGATTCTGTGCATACAATCGCTGCAGGAGGTATCCGGCGATCGCGACGTTACTTGGGATTCGGGGGCCGCTGACTGGGATGCGGCTTGAATTGGGCGATGTGACTTGCCTCGGGCGCGCCGAGGAGATGGATTTGGTATTGCCCGATGCCGCCGTCTCTCGCGAGCACGCGCGCATTCGCCGACGCAATCTAAGCTGGATTCTTGAGGACGCCGGAAGCCGCCACGGCACGTTCGTAAATACGGACCGCGTCGATGGCCAGCGCCCGCTGCTGAAGAACGACGTCATTCAAGTCGGGCACTCGCTGTTTCTGTTCGACTCCGATTTCGACATCCAGAACGCGGATTTCTCCGACCGGTCCGTGTACTTCGCTCAGCCTCACGATGAGACGGTCGAGGTGGCGCCGGTTGCCGTCCTGTCGCGTACCGAGGTGGGCGGTCCCGAGCCGACCGACGCGGGGATGGATTTCGTCGTTCAGCTCGGCGAACTGTTCGACTCCGCGCGCGTCAGTTTTGCAGATTCGCTGAACCATGCGTGCGAGCGCCTGGCGCAGTTGTTCCGCACGGATCAGTTGGTTCTGCTGCTGTGGGATACGGCGGCGCGGCGGCTGCGCGTTTCGGTCGCGATCTCGCGCGACGAGCGCATCCTTGCCGACTCCGCGGTGATTCAGAAGACTTTCCACGAGCGCAAAGCGATGCTGATCAGCGACCGGCCGGACTTGGCGGCGCCGCCTTCACCGGATGCGCCGAAGGCTCCGGCGAGTCGATCGATCCTCGCGGCGCCCCTGGAAATCGACGACACGGCGATTGGCGCGCTGTACCTCGAGCGCCAGGAGTTGGATGCCTACTCGCTGCTGGATTTGCGGAATGCTCGCGCCGTTGCAAAGCTGATGGCCGTCTTCATCGAGTCGCGCCAGAAGGCCGAGGCGCTTGCGCTGCGGATACGCTACGCCGGGCCGGAGTCCGACATTGTCGGCACGAGCGCGCCACTGAGGAGAGCTCTGGAGACGGTTGCGAAGCTGGCGCCTACCCCCGCCACGGTTCTGCTGGTGGGGGAGACGGGCACAGGCAAGGAGTTGTTTGCGCGGCGGATTCACGACTTGTCGCCGGCCGGCCGCGCGGGTGCGCCGTACATCGCAGTGAACTGTTCGGCGATTCCGGAATCGCTGTTCGAGTCGCAGTTGTTCGGTCACGAAAAAGGATCCTTCACCGGCGCGATTCGGATGCAGCGCGGGCTGATCGAGCAGGCGAACGGCGGCACGCTCTTCTTGGATGAGATCGGCGAGATGTCGCTGGCGATGCAGCCGAAGCTGCTGCGTTTCCTGCAGGAACGTGTGTTCACTCGTGTGGGTGGGACGAAACCCATTCGCGCGGATGTGCGACTGGTGACGGCGACCAACCGGGATCTTCTGGAGGAAGTGCGCGCTGGGCGTTTCCGCGAGGACCTCTATCATCGAGTCGCCGTGATCCCGATTGAGCTGCCACCGCTCAGAGAGCGCCGTGCCGATGTTGCGCCCCTGGCCGACCATTTTCTTCAGCTTCACGCCAAGAAACTCGGCAAGCAAATCGTCGGCATCAGCGCCGAGGGGATCATCTCGTTAGAGAAATACGACTGGCCGGGGAACATCCGAGAGCTCTCCAATTGCATCGAGCGAGCGGTCCTTCTTTGCGATGATAAGGTGGTTCTCCCCAGGCATCTAAGCCTTCCGTTGGCGGGCCGGATGGTATCCGCGTCGCCTTCGCAGGGCCCAGGCGCGGCGCCGACGCCGCTTCCCATCACGCCATCTCGGCCGGCGGCCGGTTCGGACTGGCCCCTGTCTCGCGTAGAAGCGGAACACATCGCCCGGGTCCTGGAGGCGAATGGCCACAACCAGGTGCAGGCAGCGGAGGTGCTGGGGATCCACCGAAATACGCTGCGCAAGAAGATCCGGGAATACGATCTGAAGTCAGAATGACGGCGGATTGCCGGGAAGCCCGGTCCCGGCGGGGAATGAAAAACTCCCTGCTCTCCGGCGTTGACGACCCCTCTTTGTTCCCCTAAGAACCAAGGATGTTCTCATGCGACCGGAGTGCCGCTCATGCACGTAAAACTGCCGTTTGGCGATGACATGCTCCCCGTTGATGTTCCGGACAACTGGATCAACGGGCGTTGTTATCGTTCCCACCGCTACGAACAGGCAGGAGACGAGCGCGCCGAGTTGCTGGCTGCTTTCAACGATCCGATCGGGATCGATTCGTTCGAGCGCCTCGTGGCCGGACGATCCAACGCGGTCGTGGCGATCGATTCCTCCGCGCCGGGGTTGTTCCCGGAGTTCCTGGGCGAGTTCCTGGAGGAGTTGGAAGAGGCGAGCAGCCTCGATGCAAAGGACATCCTGGTACTTCTAACGAATTTCTACTGGAATCCCAGCGGCCGTGAATTGATCGAGGAACTGGTTCCCCAGGACATCCGCGACCGCTATCCCGTGGCGTTGCATGATCCGACGGACTACGGTGCTTCCCGCGAGATCGGCAATGTGCTCGATCATTATCCGCTGCGCATCAACACGGGCTACCTGGATGCGGATCTGAAGATCGTGATCGGGCCGGTGTATCCGCATCTGCTCCGCGGCTTCAGCGGCGGCCGCGCCGTGATCACGCCGGGGCTTGCGAACGAAGATACGCTGCGCCACATGTACAGTTTCGAGAACGTTTCCGACCCGAATGTGGTTTATGGGATCATTCGTGACAATCCGTTCCACAAGGCCGGCCTCGATGCGATGGGCAAGGCCGGGTGCGATGTGGCGGTTTCCGTGATGATGACGCCAGAGGGCAAACTATCGCGCGTTGTCGTCGGCGAGCCGGGCCAGTCTCACATCGCGGCCGTCGGCATGGTTCGCGAAATGATGAACGTGAGCCTGAAGGAACCGATGGACATCGTGGTGACCGGCGGCGGGGGAGCACCCCACGACGCGACGGTTCTCCAGATGGTGAATGTGCTGTCGGCCGTTCTGCCCGCCTTGAAAGACGATGGAACCATCGTCCTGACGGCGAAGCTGGCCGATGGGATTGGTCCCGACCCGCTGCGCGATATTCTTCTCCATTGCGACGGGCCGCGTAGCTTCCGCGAAAAATACAGCAAGCCGGAGAACTTCACGCCCGGGCAGTGGGTGGCGCAGGTGTTCTACCAGATTCTCGCCAAGCATGAAGTGATCGTTTTGGCAGACGGCATGAGCGAAGACGAACTGTGGGCCACGGGCATGACGCCAACGAGCGACTTGCAGGAAGCCGTCGAAGTCGCCATGCAAGGTCACGGACAGCGCTGCAAAATCTGCGCGCTTCCGGACGGACCGTTTACGCTCGTCACGGTCGCTCCGCCATCCGGCGCCCGGACCCCGGGAATCCCTGGCTGATTGACCTTGGTTATATCAAAACGAACTGCACCCGCCTCGGCCGAGGCGGGTGCAGTTCGTTTAGGAGTTTGGTAACTTGCGATTACTTCTTCACAACCTTCGCGCTGCGGTGTGACCCCTGGACTTTCCAGCCGCGCGGGAGAAGGCGTTTGCCGAACGTTGCCGAGCTGTTCAAGTCGACCGCGCCAAAGACGGCAGACTTCGAACCGGGCAATGTCATTTTGGCAAGCTTGTCGCGCAGTGTGCTGAACGCGACGCCCTTGGGATAGGACTTCAACGCGTCGGCGACGTATTTGCGCTTCGTGTCGATATCGACGCGCTGCTTGCGGCCGCTGCTCTTCTTTGCGGCGGCTTTCTTGACGGGCTTCTTGGCAGCGGGTTTTCTGCCTCTCGCCTTCTTTGTCTTCTTCGCCGTCGGTGCCTTTGCAGGCTTGGGCGCGGTGGGAGCTTTGGCTTTGCCGGAGCGATTCGCGAGATCGGCCTTCAGGCCCGCAAGAACCTCTTCCAGGTTAGCCTCTTTGGCTTGAGCCTGCTCGCGAGCGATGCGGGCCTTCTCGAGTTCGTCAGTCTTCTCTTCGATCGCCTTCTCCAACATCTCGCGATACATCTCGGCATGCTCCTTTTCGAACTGGGCTTTTTGTCTTTCCAATTCGACAAGAAGCTCAACAGCCGGACGCATGCGCGCCGGAGCGGCTTTGGGTGCAGCTTTCTTCCGAGCTTTTCTAGCCATAATACTATGTCCTTCGTTGAGAGTATTGTATTCCATCAGGATGCAAGGATAGTAGACGCGCGCAAGCGGCAGGGTGTCCAGCGCAATCCGGTTCATCCTGTGGAAAGTTCAACATGAAAAGAATGTTCACTTTCCGAGCTCGCACTGAGCGAAAATGGGAAAGATAGCTTATGAGAATTAGAATACCCCCGGGTTGAAAACTCCAACCCGGGGGTATCGATTTGTTGATGCAGAATCGAACTTACTTCTTCGGGGCAAACTTCAAAATGCCCTTCACAGGAAGTTCGCCGAGCAGCGGACGGCACCATTCAATGAACTCGGGGGTGACGTCGTTGCCGGCTTCGTTGATGTACTTGTCTTCCATCGGGCGATACTGCTTCTGGCCCTTCGGGAAGTTGACGCCGGAAACATCTTCCAGCGCTGCACGGAACGGCTCGGCCAGGTACTTACCATAAGCCGTATCGACACGGCGGATGCAGACGGAACCGTCGATGTCGCCAATCATGGCCATCTTGACGGCGGCTTCGCCGACTTCACGCGCTTCGAGCGCATCGACTTCGCTGACGACGCCTGCCATCGAGCGCTGTGCGTAGCCCAGCGTGTCGGCGCGGATACGGAACTTCTTCTGGTACTTGTTATAGAGATAGATCTTCGTCGCCGCGGCAAAGAAGTCCGCCAATGCACCAGAGCCGGAAAGCTGGGTGTGACCAAAGGCATCCTTCTTCGCGCCGCCGGAGAGATCCTCAACCTTGCCGGCTGCGTCGAACAGGCCGATGATCGCTTCCATGCCGAGTTCCTTCAATTCCTCGCGAATACGATCGCTCTGCAGGAACAGGTTTCCGTCCAGGTCGGCGACGCCTTCGCTGATCGCGATCAGGGCGCGGCCGTGTTCCTGGTAGGATGCATCGATGTCGTCGAGAATCTGCTTCAGCGTGTACGTACGCTCCGGCAGGTAAATCTTGTGCGGCCCGTCGCCCGGATTGACGCGCGCCAACGCGGACGCGGCGGTCAGCCAGCCGGCATTGCGGCCCATGCAGATGTCGATCTTGATGCCCGGCAACGCGCGGTTGTCGAGATCGTTGCCCATGAAGCAATTCACAACGTACTTCGCGGCGGACGCATAGCCTGGGCAGTGATCGGTGACGAGCAAATCGTTGTCGACGGTCTTGGGAACGTGGAAAACGCGGAGCTCATAGTTTGCTTCGCGCGCGATCTTGTTAATGATGCCGGCGGACAGAGCGCTGTCATTGCCGCCGATATAGAAGAAGTAGCGGACGCCGTGTTTTTCGAAAATCTCGAAGATCTGGCGGCAATCTTCTTCCTTCGGCTTGAAGCGGCACGACCCGAGGCCGGCGCTGGGGGTGGCGGCGATCGCTTCCAGATTGGAATCCGATTCCGCGCGGAAATCGATGAAGTCCTCCCGCAGAACGCCCTCGACGCCATTGCGAGCGCCGTAGATGCCCTCGATGTCCGGGTGCTTCATTGCTTCCTTTACCACGCCGATCAGCGACTGGTTAATCACCGCGGTCGGGCCGCCGGACTGTCCGACCACCAGGTTTCCTTTGACTGCCATGTGCACAACTCCTTCCGATTCGGTTTCCGATCAAGGGAGCCTCTCCCCTCCGGATTCGGGGGGATATTGGACAGCCCCCCGCCCGAGCGCAAGGCCGGAGCCGAGATTTTTCTCGAAAATGCCACAGACAGTTATAAAGCAATCGGCTTGCACCTCAATCGCGCACAAGGCAAGCGATGAGAGTCGGTCCAAATTGCATTCGGAGATGTTCATGTCCTTACGTCGCACCGCAACTTTCGCGTTCCTTTTGCTTCTTGTTCTTGGATCTGTCGGGTGTTCGATCATCGACGACGACAAGATCTTTGCCGATTTTCCCGCTCCCGGTCCGGGAGAAATGATCAATTCGGAGCTGTGGGATCAGGTCGAAGGCACAGACAGCGTTCACCGTTCTTCCCACGCGAAGACGTGGCCGTTGCCGTGGTTCTTTTCGCTGCATGATTTTGCCATTTCGCGCGAAGCCGCCAGTCGTTTCGATTTCGCCTGGTACGACCTTGGAAATCCGCTGATCTTCCTGCCGGTGTATGTCTCCGCCGGTCAGGCATTCTACGAGGCCGGCGACCATGAACCGATCGGAGAGGCACACCTCTTCTGGACACCATTCTGGACCTCCGCCAAGACGCGCAATCCGCAGGCCCTCGGGTCGAATCTGAATGCGTGGGGAGTTCCACTGTTCGTCTCGCACGTTGGGGGCAATCTTCGGAATGGCGATTTCTCTCTGACGAATATTCTTTGGACGCTTGGGCCGATGGTGATGTCCTACGAAACCAAGTCCGGAAACGGTGGTTATGTTGCGACACCATTCCTGCTCGGCGGACTGCTGGGGTCGATCCTCTGGGCGGACTTCGATATCCGCGAGGACCAGAATCGCATCATCGGTCACGGGCCGCTCTTCTCCTACCTTGGGTATTCGGACGTCACCTCGCAGTATAGACACAAGGTCAAGAAACAACGCATGGTGATTCTCGGCATCCTGTGGTTTGATCGTTCGCTGAGCGATCTGAAGAAGAACCAGGTCATCAATTCCTCCCACGGCCCGCTGTGGGGGATGTTCGGTTGGGGGCGAAAGAACACCGCGCCGACTGTGCGATTCCTCTGGATTCCAATTCGCGTCGGAAGCGGCGCCGCGGAAGAAGGCCAGAGGCAGTAGTCTCGTGTCTCCAGAAATGAAAACCGCCCGCTCTCGGAAGTTGAGAGCGGGCGACTTGTTTTTAGGAATTGCGACGCGAAATCAGGGACGACCCATTCCGCTGCGATCGCGGTACTTGGGAACCGGCGGCTTCTCGTAACGGTTCTCCTTGATCTCTTTCAGCATCAGATCGATCGCGGCATCCAGTTGCGGGTCGCCACCATTGATCATCTCTGCCGGATCATCGACGACTCGAATGTCAGGTTCGACACCCCAACCTTCGATTACCCATTCGCCCTCTGCGCTGTAGGTCGCGCGTGTCGGCACGGTGATCGAGCCGCCATCGATCAGTTCGGGATTGCCGGTCAGGCCGACCACGCCGCCCCACGTCTTTGTGCCGATCAACTTCCCAACGCCGGCAACACGGAAGTAGTACGGGAACAAGTCGCCACCGGAGCCGGCGCGGCCGTTGATCAACATGCACTTCGGTCCGAAGTGCGCATCGCGCGGGGTCGACGGCGGATCGTCGTAGCGCGATGGGCGATAGCTGCGCACCTGGCGATTAAGCAATTCGACAAAGCGGTTCGGATCTTGTCCGCCACCGTTCCAACGCTCATCGATAATCAGCGCAGCCTTGTCGCGTTGCATCTGCAGCTGGCGAACCAGGTCATTCTGGCCGGCGATCTGTGTATTCGGAACGTAGATGTAGCCGACCTCGCCGTTTGTCCTCTCGTCGACGTAGGAGCGCTTCAGTTCAATCCAGGCGCGATAGCGCAAGTCGCTGTCGCTCCGCAGTGGCTCGACAAGCACTTCGCGCGCGTCGTCATCGATCTCCGGCTTCTCGCTGACGGTGATCGTAACGGTCTGTCCCGCAATGCCTTGGAACGATGCCCAAGGATCCATGGACGTATCGAGAGACACGCCATTTACGGCAAGCAGATAGTCGCCTT comes from the bacterium genome and includes:
- a CDS encoding DUF2088 domain-containing protein, with protein sequence MHVKLPFGDDMLPVDVPDNWINGRCYRSHRYEQAGDERAELLAAFNDPIGIDSFERLVAGRSNAVVAIDSSAPGLFPEFLGEFLEELEEASSLDAKDILVLLTNFYWNPSGRELIEELVPQDIRDRYPVALHDPTDYGASREIGNVLDHYPLRINTGYLDADLKIVIGPVYPHLLRGFSGGRAVITPGLANEDTLRHMYSFENVSDPNVVYGIIRDNPFHKAGLDAMGKAGCDVAVSVMMTPEGKLSRVVVGEPGQSHIAAVGMVREMMNVSLKEPMDIVVTGGGGAPHDATVLQMVNVLSAVLPALKDDGTIVLTAKLADGIGPDPLRDILLHCDGPRSFREKYSKPENFTPGQWVAQVFYQILAKHEVIVLADGMSEDELWATGMTPTSDLQEAVEVAMQGHGQRCKICALPDGPFTLVTVAPPSGARTPGIPG
- a CDS encoding diphosphate--fructose-6-phosphate 1-phosphotransferase, which produces MAVKGNLVVGQSGGPTAVINQSLIGVVKEAMKHPDIEGIYGARNGVEGVLREDFIDFRAESDSNLEAIAATPSAGLGSCRFKPKEEDCRQIFEIFEKHGVRYFFYIGGNDSALSAGIINKIAREANYELRVFHVPKTVDNDLLVTDHCPGYASAAKYVVNCFMGNDLDNRALPGIKIDICMGRNAGWLTAASALARVNPGDGPHKIYLPERTYTLKQILDDIDASYQEHGRALIAISEGVADLDGNLFLQSDRIREELKELGMEAIIGLFDAAGKVEDLSGGAKKDAFGHTQLSGSGALADFFAAATKIYLYNKYQKKFRIRADTLGYAQRSMAGVVSEVDALEAREVGEAAVKMAMIGDIDGSVCIRRVDTAYGKYLAEPFRAALEDVSGVNFPKGQKQYRPMEDKYINEAGNDVTPEFIEWCRPLLGELPVKGILKFAPKK
- a CDS encoding sigma 54-interacting transcriptional regulator, which translates into the protein MRLELGDVTCLGRAEEMDLVLPDAAVSREHARIRRRNLSWILEDAGSRHGTFVNTDRVDGQRPLLKNDVIQVGHSLFLFDSDFDIQNADFSDRSVYFAQPHDETVEVAPVAVLSRTEVGGPEPTDAGMDFVVQLGELFDSARVSFADSLNHACERLAQLFRTDQLVLLLWDTAARRLRVSVAISRDERILADSAVIQKTFHERKAMLISDRPDLAAPPSPDAPKAPASRSILAAPLEIDDTAIGALYLERQELDAYSLLDLRNARAVAKLMAVFIESRQKAEALALRIRYAGPESDIVGTSAPLRRALETVAKLAPTPATVLLVGETGTGKELFARRIHDLSPAGRAGAPYIAVNCSAIPESLFESQLFGHEKGSFTGAIRMQRGLIEQANGGTLFLDEIGEMSLAMQPKLLRFLQERVFTRVGGTKPIRADVRLVTATNRDLLEEVRAGRFREDLYHRVAVIPIELPPLRERRADVAPLADHFLQLHAKKLGKQIVGISAEGIISLEKYDWPGNIRELSNCIERAVLLCDDKVVLPRHLSLPLAGRMVSASPSQGPGAAPTPLPITPSRPAAGSDWPLSRVEAEHIARVLEANGHNQVQAAEVLGIHRNTLRKKIREYDLKSE